AATTCGATATGTACTACAGCTTGTAATACATATTTTCATAAAAAAGCCTGCTTATGCAGGCTTTTTTATTGCTTGGAATGTTGATTGAATTCTCTACGTTTTTTATCAAAAAATTGGGGTAAACTAGGTGCGAGTTTTCATGTGAGCAGATTATGCGTAAACGACAACCAGTACTTAAACAGGAAAAGACTTTAAATCCTGAATTGAAAACATGGTTGTATGCGTCTGGTTCATTGACCCAACAATTGACTGAACTTGGCGGTGGCCAATTCAGTGTAAAGCCTTTTCAAGAACATTTTCAGCGTTTAACTTTTGCAGATAGTCAGTGGATGAAGATGTCTCATGCTCACACTTCGTGGGTAAGGGAAACCTATTTATATGGCTGTGAAGCAGAACCATGGGTTAAAGCAAAAAGTATTTTTCCAATTCAAAGTTTACAAAAAAAAGCCCGTATATTTCAGCACATTGGTTCTAAGCCCATTGGCTTTTTTCTATTTCAAAGAACAACACCACTTTGTGACCGCCGTGTCATTCGTTTGCCAGAAGGTTGGACAAGACAAAGTTGCTATACTTGGCATGGGTGTAAATTTATTGTTCAAGAAACATTCTTACCGGCTTTTGAAGCTTTTTTAAATCAGCAGCACGACAAGGAATTACTATGACGACTGCAACAAGCACAACATGGCGTCAGCGATTAGAAGCTTATTATTATCTATGTCGATTTGATAAGCCAATTGGTACTGAACTGGTTTTTTGGCCAACCATGTGGGCGCTTTGGATTGCAGCAGAGGGAATGCCACCTCTACATATTCTTTTGGCGATGGTATTAGGTACAATTTTTATGCGTGCTGCGGGTTGCGCAATTAATGATTTTGCAGACCGTAAAGTAGATGCCCATGTTGAGCGGACAAAAACACGTCCTTTAGCAACAGGGGTAATTAGTCCAAAAGAAGCGGTGTATGTATTTTTAGCACTAATATTTGCCAGTGCTTGTACACTGTTCTTTTTACCTATAGCGACCTTCTACTGTGCATTAGGAGGTTTAGTTTTAGCGTTTGTATATCCTTTCATGAAACGTTATACCCATTTGCCGCAAGTAGTTTTAGGTATGGCATTTTCTTGGGGTATTCCAATGTCATTTACAGCAATGGGTAAGCCTTTAGATATAACATGTTGGCTACTTTATTTTGGTAATTTGGCTTGGACAGTGGCTTATGACACTCAATATGCAATTACAGACCGTGAATATGATTTAAAGATTGGCGTCAAATCTACTGCTATTCTTTTTGGTCGATATGACATCCAAATTATTGCACTCTTACAGGCAACCAGCCTTGTTTTGATTGGGGCTGCACTGTATTTAGAAAATATCTTATTCCCATGGGCGATCATTGCTTTAATTGTTGTTGCATTCGATTTTATATATCAAACAATTAAAACCAAAGACCGCAACCCTCAAGTATGTTTTTGGGCATTCCGTCACAATCGCTGGGTTGGATTAATCATTTTTCTAGGAATATTTTTAAATTTCATATAGTAAAAATGACCGCAAGGTTGAAAAGTGTTCTATGCAGAGCACTTTTTTTATGTCTTAATATTCGTGCATAAAAAAATATGCGGAATAAATAATACATAAAAAAGGATATTCTATGAAACGGTCAAAAATTGCTTTAGCTATAACATTATCGGTTTCAACATTATTTCTTGCAGCATGTAATGACAATGATGATGATTATATTGGCGTAAATCCCGATAAAACTTATGTGTCTGAAAAAGCCTATTCTAAAGATAGCTTAAGCGGTGCTTCATCTATAAAAGTTATGACTTATAACATGGTCAATGTACAAGGAAAAACAGCTGAAGCAACTGCTTTGGTAATGTTCCCTAAAGCGACTCAGCCTAAAGATGGTTATCGCGTAGTGGTATGGGAGCACGGCACTGTAGGTGTAGGAGATAGTTGTGCGCCAAGCAATAATACGATTAATCCACGCTTTAAAATTCTAGCGGATACATTATTGGCAGCTGGCTATGTTGTAATTGCTCCAGATTATGAAGGTTTGGGTACTCGAGGGATGCATCCATACCTTAATTTAGGAAGTGAGGCTAAATCTGCAATTGCAGCAGTTAAAGCTGCAAAGGATCATTACAGTAGTCAGTTAAATAGTTCATGGATGTCAATTGGGCAGTCTCAAGGAGGCCATGCTTCATTAGGAACAGCTGAATTTGCTAATAACGACACTAACTACAAAGGAGCGGTTGCAACGGCACCAGCTTCTAGCCTTGGTTATATTATTTCTAAAGTTGCTCCGCAAGCAATTAAAGACATTCTTGATAAAGAGCAGGCTGGTACAGCACCTGTTGGTACGGCTGTAGAAGTGTACGCTGAGCTACTCGCGTATGCTGCATATACCACAGTAGGTATTACTGCTTATGAGCCTAAATTTAATTATCGTGAAATTTTCCAACAACGTTCTCAGAGTATAGCTGAGTTCGCAGAAGGGACTACTGGTGAAAATGGTATATGTTTAACTGATTTGCATAATAAATTTGCAGATGACATTCGAGATTTTCTTGCGACTAATGCTGGCAAAACAGTTTTAGATTATCCTGGTTTAGCTGGTAATTTCCAAGAAAATCCAACTGTTAAAAAGTTCTTAGACGATAATCAGCCAGCTACTAAAAAAATTAATTCACCGGTCATGATTGTTCAGGGTACTGCTGATATGGCTGTACCATATCCTGTCACTGAAGGATTGCAAAAAGGACTTAGAGACAAGGGAACTGATGTAACATTTGTACCTGTTGTAGGGGCTGCCCATACTCAAGCGATTGTATGTAGAAATGCTGAAATTTATCAATTTGTTCAATCTAAGATGCCAGCTAAAACAAATATCGTGCTTGATCCATCAGTAATAGATGCTAGCCAAAGTCCTCACTGCACAGGTAACTTCTAAGATTTAATTATCTATTTAAAAATTAGCTTTAAAAAAGAGCCACTATAAAGTGGCTCTTTTTGTTATATTGTTACGTATATTAAAATTGACACCATTTGAGTTTGAAGTAGTTATGAGCCAGCAACCTGTTGAAAAGAAATCTGTTCCTTGGTTATTAATGGGATTAGGTTTGCTTATTCCTTTTTTTATTATTGGAATACTTTTCTTGGCTGCAAAAAGTGATGCTAAGACTAAAAAACAATATGAACAGCAACGTTTAGAGATGGAAAAAAGAATAGCTGAAAAAGAAGCAGCAAGTTCTGAAAAGAAATAATAGCAGTGCTTTTAATGAATATCCTTTTGTAGCTGACGTACACTTGGGATGTTTGTATAACGTCTTACTATATAGCCTGCTTCTGTGAGCATTTGATCACGAATACGGTCTTCTTCTGCTTTTTCAAGATGGGTAGGGTCATCTAGCTCAATAATGGCAATTACTTCCATCTTGTCATTAAGCACAACAAAGTCGGTTACTTTACGGTTGAACTGACTACGAATTTTATAGTCATTGCTGGTAATCAAAGCACTAAAAGCCACTTGTGCTAAAACATGATGACTTGGAAAACTTTGTTTTAAACGAATAAACATCTGAGTTTCAAAGTTGGTAATGACAGGACGAGCAAAGAATTTTTGTTTTGGAAATAAATAAGGACGTAAACAAACAACAAGAAAAATGCAGGTGCTTAAGCAACCTAAAACAATAAAAAATAAGTGACTCGATTCGAACATGTGAAGGCATCATACAAATAAAAACCCACTCATGATGAGTGGGTTTTTAAGAATCTTGGCTCTCCAACCTGGGCTCGAACCAGGGACCTGCGGATTAACAGTCCGTCGCTCTACCGACTGAGCTATTGGAGAATCTGGAAAAGGATTTTAGGGAGGAAAGAGGGCTGGGTCAAGTCTTAATAACGGAATTAGTCAGAATATCTAATCGTTTGGTTTAAAAATATTCGAAACATTGATTTTATTAAAAATAATAGAAAATTATTAAATGATTAGATAAGAAAAAGCCCGCAATAGATGCGGGCTTTTAGAATCTTGGCTCTCCCACCTGGGCTCGAACCAGGGACCTGCGGATTAACAGTCCGTCGCTCTACCGACTGAGCTATGGGAGATTAGTAGATGGCTCTCCAACCTGGGCTCGAACCAGGGACCTGCGGATTAACAGTCCGTCGCTCTACCGACTGAGCTATTGGAGAATCTGATGCGCATTTTATGGATGAAATCTAAAAGCGTCAATAAGAATATTAAAGAAAATGAATCGTTTGCTTGATTAATATGCTTTTGTTGTATTAAAAATAAAAAAACCACCCAAAATAGGGTGGTTTTTATAAAGAAATAAAATTATTTCTCTACGCCTGCTGGTTGGCCTGCAAGTTTTGCATTTGCATAGTCCCAGTTCACTAGGCTTTCTAAGAAAGTTGCGATGTATTTAGGACGTAAGTTACGGAAATCGATGTAGTAAGCATGTTCCCAAACGTCAATTGTTAATACAGCAATTTGACCATGTGCAAGTGGAGTGTCTGCATTAGAAGTTTTAGTAATAGATAATTTACCGTTTACTTCGTCAGCAACTAACCAAGCCCAACCTGAACCGAATTGAGTTGTTGCAGCAGCAGCAAATTCTTCTGCAAATTTTTCGTAGCTACCAAAAGCTTCTTCAATTTTAGCAGCGATTGCGCCAGTAGGTTTACCACCACCATTTGGCTTCATAGAATTCCAGTAGAATGTATGGTTCCAAACTTGAGCAGCGTTGTTGAAAATACCAGCTTTAGATGCATCACCAGCAGTTGCTTTGATGATTTCTTCTAAAGTTTTACCTTCAAGGTCAGTTCCTTTGATTAAGTTGTTTAAGTTAACAACATAGGTATTGTGGTGTTTATCGTGATGGTATTCTAAAGTTTCTTTACTGATATGTGGCGCTAAATCATCATAGCCATATGGAAGTGCAGGTAAAGTAATGGTTGTCATGTTCCTATTCCTTGCATTTGCTGGGTTATACAATATTAAGTGGCTCTATTGTAAATGATTCTGTTCACAATAGGGCATCGTTTTAAAGAACTATACACAATAAAGATCTAATTAATACGCATAACACAGATTGAAAAAAAGACTTAATTAAATCGGATTATTCAATTCAAAATATTCACTTTCAATAGCGAACTGTTGTGAAATTGCTTGTGCCAATCGCTGAACTCCATAACGTTCAGTTGCATGATGACCACAAGCAAAATAGTGAACACCTAATTCTTTTGCTTCATAGAAAGTTCGTTCACTGACTTCGCCTGAAATATAAGCATCGCAATTTTGCATAGCTGCTTTAGCAATAAAATCTTGAGCGCCGCCTGTACAGAAACCTACTTTTTGAATGTTTTGTTTTCCAGCGGGTAAATGAATCACCTTAAAATCAAAACTGTTTTGTAGTTTTGCTTTAAATTCGTCCACAGAAAGTGCTTGCTCTAAATATCCAATATTACCAATCGGATGTTTCTCGGTTAAATCGAGTGGTTCTAAATTCTGTAAATTTAATTTCTCTGCAATGGCTACATTGTTGCCCAAAGTTGGGTGAGCATCTAATGGCAGATGGTAAGCGACTAATGAAATATTATTTTGAATAAGTTTTTTAATGCGGTTACCGCGCATTCCTGTGATTGGATACGGTTCACCTTTCCAAAAATAACCATGATGTACAAGTAATAGATCCGCATTTTGAGCAATTGCTGCATCAATTGCATCTTCGGAAGCAGTAACCGCACAAACGATACGTTTTACTTCAGTTGAACCTTCAATTTGCAGGCCATTTGGTGCGTAATCTTTAAATTCTGCTGCTTTTAAGGTTTGGTCGCACCACTGAATAATTTCATGCAAATTCGCCATGATATTTCCTGAATTGAGTAGTAAATAATTGCTAAAGCTATAGAAACATATTTTGTTGTGTAACT
This genomic stretch from Acinetobacter oleivorans DR1 harbors:
- a CDS encoding chorismate--pyruvate lyase family protein, whose protein sequence is MRKRQPVLKQEKTLNPELKTWLYASGSLTQQLTELGGGQFSVKPFQEHFQRLTFADSQWMKMSHAHTSWVRETYLYGCEAEPWVKAKSIFPIQSLQKKARIFQHIGSKPIGFFLFQRTTPLCDRRVIRLPEGWTRQSCYTWHGCKFIVQETFLPAFEAFLNQQHDKELL
- the ubiA gene encoding 4-hydroxybenzoate octaprenyltransferase, producing MTTATSTTWRQRLEAYYYLCRFDKPIGTELVFWPTMWALWIAAEGMPPLHILLAMVLGTIFMRAAGCAINDFADRKVDAHVERTKTRPLATGVISPKEAVYVFLALIFASACTLFFLPIATFYCALGGLVLAFVYPFMKRYTHLPQVVLGMAFSWGIPMSFTAMGKPLDITCWLLYFGNLAWTVAYDTQYAITDREYDLKIGVKSTAILFGRYDIQIIALLQATSLVLIGAALYLENILFPWAIIALIVVAFDFIYQTIKTKDRNPQVCFWAFRHNRWVGLIIFLGIFLNFI
- a CDS encoding alpha/beta hydrolase family protein, which translates into the protein MKRSKIALAITLSVSTLFLAACNDNDDDYIGVNPDKTYVSEKAYSKDSLSGASSIKVMTYNMVNVQGKTAEATALVMFPKATQPKDGYRVVVWEHGTVGVGDSCAPSNNTINPRFKILADTLLAAGYVVIAPDYEGLGTRGMHPYLNLGSEAKSAIAAVKAAKDHYSSQLNSSWMSIGQSQGGHASLGTAEFANNDTNYKGAVATAPASSLGYIISKVAPQAIKDILDKEQAGTAPVGTAVEVYAELLAYAAYTTVGITAYEPKFNYREIFQQRSQSIAEFAEGTTGENGICLTDLHNKFADDIRDFLATNAGKTVLDYPGLAGNFQENPTVKKFLDDNQPATKKINSPVMIVQGTADMAVPYPVTEGLQKGLRDKGTDVTFVPVVGAAHTQAIVCRNAEIYQFVQSKMPAKTNIVLDPSVIDASQSPHCTGNF
- a CDS encoding DUF2726 domain-containing protein; its protein translation is MFESSHLFFIVLGCLSTCIFLVVCLRPYLFPKQKFFARPVITNFETQMFIRLKQSFPSHHVLAQVAFSALITSNDYKIRSQFNRKVTDFVVLNDKMEVIAIIELDDPTHLEKAEEDRIRDQMLTEAGYIVRRYTNIPSVRQLQKDIH
- a CDS encoding superoxide dismutase, with the protein product MTTITLPALPYGYDDLAPHISKETLEYHHDKHHNTYVVNLNNLIKGTDLEGKTLEEIIKATAGDASKAGIFNNAAQVWNHTFYWNSMKPNGGGKPTGAIAAKIEEAFGSYEKFAEEFAAAATTQFGSGWAWLVADEVNGKLSITKTSNADTPLAHGQIAVLTIDVWEHAYYIDFRNLRPKYIATFLESLVNWDYANAKLAGQPAGVEK
- a CDS encoding Nif3-like dinuclear metal center hexameric protein; amino-acid sequence: MANLHEIIQWCDQTLKAAEFKDYAPNGLQIEGSTEVKRIVCAVTASEDAIDAAIAQNADLLLVHHGYFWKGEPYPITGMRGNRIKKLIQNNISLVAYHLPLDAHPTLGNNVAIAEKLNLQNLEPLDLTEKHPIGNIGYLEQALSVDEFKAKLQNSFDFKVIHLPAGKQNIQKVGFCTGGAQDFIAKAAMQNCDAYISGEVSERTFYEAKELGVHYFACGHHATERYGVQRLAQAISQQFAIESEYFELNNPI